A stretch of Pseudomonas sp. LRP2-20 DNA encodes these proteins:
- a CDS encoding CoA-acylating methylmalonate-semialdehyde dehydrogenase, whose translation MNTVGHLINGEVVLESKRTQDVFNPATGQVARQVALASSQTVEHAIAAAEAAFPAWRDTPPIKRARVMFRFKELLEQNADAICKLIGEEHGKISHDAAGELQRGIENVEYACGIAELLKGEHSKNVGPNIDAWSEFQPLGVVAGITPFNFPVMVPLWMIPVAIAAGNCFILKPSERDPSSTLFIAQLLQEAGLPNGVLNVVNGDKEAVDILLRDERVQAVSFVGSTPVAEYIYTTATAHGKRCQALGGAKNHAIVMPDADIDNAVNQLLGAAFGSSGERCMALSVAVAVGDAAADALIAKMKEAMKNLKVGAYTDSKNDFGPVITRQHQEKVVGYINSAEEQGATVVVDGRQPNVAGYEEGFFVGGTLIDHVTPQMQSYKEEIFGPVLQVVRVNSMKEAMALIDKHEYGNGTCIFTRDGEAARYFSDNIKVGMVGINVPLPVPVAYHSFGGWKRSLFGDLHAYGPDGVRFYTRRKTVTQRWPSSGIREGVEFSMPTMK comes from the coding sequence ATGAATACTGTCGGCCATCTGATTAACGGCGAAGTCGTTCTCGAATCCAAGCGCACCCAAGATGTCTTCAACCCCGCTACTGGCCAGGTGGCTCGCCAAGTTGCGTTGGCATCGAGTCAGACAGTGGAGCACGCCATTGCCGCTGCTGAGGCTGCTTTCCCGGCCTGGCGTGATACTCCGCCGATCAAGCGGGCTCGCGTCATGTTCCGCTTCAAAGAACTCCTGGAGCAGAACGCTGATGCGATCTGCAAACTGATCGGCGAAGAGCACGGGAAAATTTCCCATGATGCGGCAGGCGAACTGCAACGTGGTATCGAGAACGTCGAGTATGCTTGTGGGATCGCCGAGCTTCTCAAAGGTGAGCACAGCAAGAATGTAGGCCCGAACATCGATGCCTGGAGCGAGTTCCAGCCGCTGGGTGTGGTGGCAGGCATCACGCCGTTCAACTTCCCCGTGATGGTTCCGCTCTGGATGATTCCAGTGGCCATTGCGGCGGGCAACTGCTTCATTCTGAAGCCTTCTGAGCGCGACCCAAGCTCCACGCTGTTCATTGCCCAGCTGCTGCAGGAAGCAGGCCTGCCCAACGGTGTGCTGAACGTGGTGAACGGCGACAAGGAGGCGGTCGATATCCTGCTGCGTGACGAGCGTGTCCAGGCGGTCAGCTTCGTCGGCTCGACGCCGGTCGCCGAGTACATCTACACCACCGCCACTGCTCACGGCAAACGCTGCCAGGCACTGGGTGGAGCGAAGAACCATGCCATCGTCATGCCTGACGCCGATATCGACAATGCGGTGAACCAACTCCTGGGCGCTGCGTTTGGCTCTTCTGGAGAGCGTTGCATGGCGCTGTCCGTAGCCGTTGCTGTGGGTGACGCGGCAGCCGATGCGCTGATCGCAAAAATGAAAGAAGCCATGAAGAACCTGAAGGTGGGTGCTTACACCGACAGCAAAAATGACTTCGGCCCAGTGATCACCCGCCAGCACCAGGAAAAGGTCGTTGGGTACATCAACAGTGCTGAAGAGCAGGGCGCTACAGTGGTTGTCGACGGGCGTCAGCCAAACGTTGCTGGTTACGAGGAAGGCTTCTTCGTCGGTGGCACTCTGATCGATCACGTCACTCCGCAGATGCAGAGCTATAAGGAGGAGATTTTCGGCCCTGTTCTTCAGGTAGTGCGTGTCAACAGCATGAAGGAAGCCATGGCGCTGATCGATAAGCACGAGTACGGCAACGGCACCTGCATCTTCACCCGTGACGGCGAAGCAGCACGCTACTTCTCCGACAACATCAAGGTGGGCATGGTTGGGATCAACGTTCCTCTGCCAGTACCTGTCGCGTACCACAGCTTCGGCGGTTGGAAGCGTTCTTTGTTCGGCGATCTTCATGCCTACGGGCCAGACGGTGTTCGTTTCTACACTCGCCGGAAAACGGTTACCCAGCGCTGGCCTTCCTCAGGCATTCGAGAGGGCGTTGAGTTCTCCATGCCGACGATGAAGTAA
- a CDS encoding ABC transporter substrate-binding protein has protein sequence MAAYALAVQRPLDDYPQKQKLGVSGMKSATLLLLSSIVSCSAFAQESLTVVSYGGNLTNAQIQSAHKPFTAATGTQVISEDYSGGIAQIKTQVDSKKVTWDVVDAEIPNVIRACNNGLLERIDPATLAPAPDGTPAVQDFLPGALTECGVASYIWSTVVAYNTKAFKGDQPRTLQDLFDTKRFPGKRALRKAPQVNLEWALMADGVPREEVYDLLGTEEGLERAFAKLDTIKKDTIWWEAGAQAPQLLADGEVSMISAYSGRIVIAQQKEQQPFKILWDGQMYDMEAWVVPAGNPKKEQALAFLKFATQSTVLADQSNYIAYGPTRRSAQALVDPKVRPDLPTSPENFATALQVDSQWWSDHSDELNERFNAWLSR, from the coding sequence ATGGCCGCTTACGCTCTCGCTGTGCAACGACCTCTCGACGATTACCCACAAAAACAAAAATTAGGGGTATCAGGCATGAAAAGCGCAACACTGCTTCTGCTCTCAAGCATCGTTTCCTGCAGCGCGTTCGCCCAAGAATCTCTTACCGTTGTGTCATATGGCGGTAACTTGACCAACGCCCAAATCCAATCCGCGCACAAGCCGTTCACCGCCGCCACTGGTACTCAGGTGATTTCTGAGGATTACTCTGGTGGTATCGCCCAAATCAAGACCCAAGTTGACAGTAAGAAGGTCACCTGGGATGTGGTCGACGCTGAAATACCGAACGTAATTCGGGCCTGCAACAATGGTTTACTTGAACGTATCGACCCCGCAACCCTAGCTCCTGCGCCGGACGGGACACCCGCAGTGCAGGATTTTCTGCCGGGTGCCCTGACGGAGTGCGGTGTGGCCAGCTACATCTGGTCGACGGTCGTGGCCTACAACACCAAAGCATTCAAGGGCGATCAGCCCCGTACGCTGCAAGACTTATTCGACACTAAGCGCTTCCCTGGCAAGCGGGCGCTGCGCAAGGCACCTCAAGTCAATCTTGAATGGGCATTAATGGCTGATGGTGTACCCCGCGAGGAAGTGTATGACCTGCTGGGGACTGAAGAAGGTTTGGAGCGCGCCTTTGCAAAACTCGACACCATCAAGAAAGACACCATTTGGTGGGAAGCCGGGGCACAGGCCCCACAGCTGCTGGCCGACGGTGAGGTCAGCATGATCTCAGCGTACAGCGGGCGAATCGTGATCGCCCAACAGAAAGAACAACAACCCTTCAAGATCCTCTGGGATGGCCAGATGTACGACATGGAGGCCTGGGTAGTTCCTGCCGGCAACCCAAAGAAAGAACAGGCCCTGGCTTTCCTGAAGTTCGCCACTCAAAGCACAGTTCTTGCCGACCAGAGCAATTACATCGCCTATGGGCCAACCCGGCGTTCAGCACAGGCATTGGTCGATCCAAAAGTCAGGCCAGACCTGCCCACCAGCCCGGAAAATTTTGCTACCGCGTTGCAAGTTGACTCTCAGTGGTGGAGTGATCATTCCGATGAGTTGAATGAGCGCTTCAACGCCTGGCTCTCCAGGTAA
- a CDS encoding iron-containing alcohol dehydrogenase, with the protein MTYNSILPRVLQTGAGASQQIHQVLASLGCQKPLIITDRMMVELGYAGRISAVLAEHGIEVDVFSDTVPEPTVASIQAGVSTAREGGYDSIIALGGGSPIDSAKAIGILAKFGGVMRDYKFPRNVTEMGLPIIAIPTTAGTGSEVTRFTIITDESTDEKMLCVGAGFMPVAALVDYELTLSLPARVTADTGIDALTHAIEAYVSKKANLFSDAQALAAMRLIGPNLRKVYRDGSDRVAREAVMLGSTLAGLAFSASSVALVHGMSRPIGAAFHVPHGLSNAMLLPEVTAFSIPSARDRYADCARAMGVANESDTDQSAVEKLLEELVAINDELNVPTPAQFGIDREKFFALMPTMAAQALASGSPGNNPRVPTEAEMVELYRSLW; encoded by the coding sequence ATGACTTACAACAGCATTCTCCCACGCGTCCTGCAAACCGGTGCCGGTGCTAGCCAGCAAATTCACCAAGTTCTGGCCAGCCTCGGCTGCCAAAAACCGCTCATCATCACCGACCGAATGATGGTCGAGCTGGGTTACGCAGGTCGTATCAGCGCCGTATTGGCTGAGCATGGCATTGAAGTTGACGTGTTCTCCGATACCGTGCCGGAGCCCACAGTTGCTTCGATCCAAGCCGGCGTGTCGACCGCCCGGGAAGGGGGTTATGACAGCATCATCGCCCTGGGTGGGGGAAGCCCAATCGACAGTGCTAAAGCGATTGGCATCCTGGCCAAGTTCGGCGGCGTCATGCGCGATTACAAGTTCCCGCGCAACGTCACCGAGATGGGCTTGCCGATCATTGCCATTCCAACAACTGCCGGCACCGGCTCCGAGGTGACCCGGTTCACCATCATTACCGATGAGTCGACTGACGAGAAAATGCTCTGCGTCGGCGCAGGCTTTATGCCCGTTGCCGCGCTGGTCGATTATGAGCTGACCCTCTCGTTGCCGGCTCGGGTGACGGCGGACACCGGTATCGACGCGCTGACCCACGCCATCGAGGCGTACGTCAGCAAGAAAGCAAACCTTTTCAGCGATGCCCAGGCGCTGGCCGCCATGCGCTTGATCGGCCCAAACCTTCGCAAGGTCTATCGCGATGGCTCTGACCGCGTTGCACGAGAGGCCGTCATGCTCGGATCGACCCTGGCTGGCCTGGCGTTCTCGGCCTCATCGGTTGCCCTGGTACATGGCATGAGCCGCCCGATTGGCGCCGCATTCCACGTACCTCATGGGCTCTCGAACGCAATGCTGCTGCCCGAAGTGACGGCGTTTTCCATCCCGTCTGCACGTGATCGGTACGCAGATTGCGCACGTGCAATGGGCGTCGCTAATGAAAGCGACACAGATCAGTCAGCAGTGGAAAAGCTCTTGGAAGAGTTGGTGGCAATCAACGATGAGCTGAATGTTCCAACGCCAGCACAGTTCGGAATCGACCGTGAAAAGTTCTTCGCGCTGATGCCAACCATGGCCGCTCAAGCGCTGGCTTCCGGCTCGCCTGGAAATAACCCTCGTGTGCCCACTGAGGCAGAGATGGTCGAGCTTTACCGCAGCCTTTGGTAA
- a CDS encoding ABC transporter ATP-binding protein: MRTESFVSFRNVQKSYDGEHLVVKNFNLEIEQGEFVTMLGPSGSGKTTCLMMLAGFETVTHGQICIDGQPVNDISPQKRGIGMVFQNYALFPHMTIEENLAFPLRVRKMSRQDIETRVRKSLDLVALGPFAKRMPAQLSGGQKQRLALARALIFEPRLVLMDEPLGALDKQLREQMQYEIKRLSKQLGITVVYVTHDQAEALTMSDRIAVFNDGIVQQLANPSDLYEKPQTAFVASFIGENNRLKGQIVERQQDYCQVLVGKHMIKALAVNIASNSSDTTLSIRPERVQIGARVGEYDNHMPARIEEIIYHGDHLRARLKLADNDEFIVKVVNTTGHAAPQAGTCIDVGWSADDCRALDA; encoded by the coding sequence ATGCGTACTGAATCTTTTGTAAGTTTTCGAAATGTGCAGAAGAGTTATGACGGCGAACATCTCGTCGTCAAGAACTTCAACCTCGAAATCGAACAGGGAGAGTTCGTCACCATGCTTGGCCCTTCGGGCTCAGGCAAAACCACCTGCCTGATGATGCTGGCAGGGTTCGAGACGGTGACTCATGGGCAGATCTGCATTGACGGACAGCCGGTCAACGATATCTCCCCGCAAAAACGCGGCATAGGCATGGTATTCCAGAACTACGCCCTGTTTCCCCACATGACCATTGAAGAAAACCTGGCCTTCCCGCTAAGGGTACGCAAGATGTCCCGGCAGGACATTGAAACCCGCGTGAGGAAATCGCTGGATCTGGTGGCCCTGGGGCCTTTTGCCAAGCGAATGCCTGCTCAGTTATCGGGTGGTCAAAAACAGCGATTGGCGCTGGCCCGTGCATTGATTTTCGAGCCGCGCCTGGTGCTTATGGACGAACCATTGGGCGCGCTGGACAAACAACTGCGTGAACAAATGCAGTACGAGATCAAACGCCTGTCGAAGCAGCTCGGTATCACAGTGGTGTACGTCACCCACGATCAAGCCGAGGCGCTGACAATGTCGGATCGCATCGCCGTGTTCAACGACGGAATTGTCCAACAACTGGCCAACCCTTCAGATCTTTACGAGAAACCCCAGACAGCTTTTGTCGCGAGCTTTATCGGTGAAAACAATCGCCTGAAGGGACAGATTGTCGAGCGTCAACAAGACTACTGCCAGGTTCTGGTTGGTAAGCACATGATCAAGGCACTTGCCGTCAACATCGCATCGAACAGCTCAGACACCACATTATCGATACGCCCTGAGCGTGTGCAAATTGGCGCACGTGTAGGTGAGTACGACAACCATATGCCCGCGCGTATCGAGGAGATCATTTACCACGGTGATCATTTACGAGCGCGGCTAAAGTTGGCAGACAACGATGAGTTCATCGTCAAGGTCGTCAATACAACGGGGCACGCTGCCCCTCAAGCCGGTACTTGCATTGATGTAGGTTGGTCGGCTGATGACTGTCGAGCGCTGGATGCTTGA
- a CDS encoding CoA transferase, with protein MGHSKQLPLQGVNVIDFGQYIAGPAVAMILADLGATVVHIDPLGGPLWDSPANATLNRNKLCMRLDLKTPEGLQQARQLTTRADIVIENFRPGVMSRLGLDLGELRRARPELITLSIPGFASDDELRAQWRATEAVIASASGVFTDMGQNRVLMGINPSFSPLPLASAYGTMLAVSSVVLALQAREKNGVGDQIEVPLASAVMEGLSYNSIKIDGYPLRYKTLREKESERRRAENLPMNLSYQDLQEFLDPFYRTYECADGRKFYAVCPSHREHAKRCLQAMGIYEEMVAAGLPKVDDPYLPIARWEGNASLGVYPLPADWAARISARMKEVFLTKTAAEWEVIFGEGRFPGAPHRSTQEWLHDEHSNTAGLIVEVNDREFGLMKQPGPIAWLEGCSEPMLKPLSRRDVSFEEALATLSESPARALPPAKLDKPAGWLEGVRILDLTNVIAGPHSTSFLGRFGADVIKLDPVMPNYDPWNTVVFGMSSARGKESVLVDLNKSEGRDVFNRLVREVDVIVMNAPDRQLAPLGLDEASLQAVNPGVIFCQLDCFGGPRRGPRTDYLGYDDLIQATTGIMLRFGGGMDTPEEHAHVGTIDVMCGFAAALGVATALYRKHHAGEAHRARTSLASLGNLVQIPFCYDYSGRAPFNEPSGRNVVGYSDLSRFYKTADGWIYLDACESELHKFSAISELSGLESASDRASYLNSAIGRMSSSVLQERFQAANIAAAVPDNIDHLRSQYSRSADGLPGTENGSYSFSIYSDHPSGHRVTQLDPYAIRPRVARIRALPPAEKFGASTRKVLGRYGYTDVQIQSLLDAGAIGESWSEEYLPS; from the coding sequence ATGGGACATTCCAAGCAATTGCCTTTGCAAGGCGTCAATGTCATCGATTTCGGACAGTACATCGCAGGCCCTGCAGTCGCGATGATTCTCGCTGATCTGGGTGCGACGGTTGTTCACATCGACCCGCTGGGTGGGCCTCTCTGGGATAGCCCAGCGAATGCCACGCTGAACCGCAACAAGCTGTGCATGCGCCTGGATCTGAAAACGCCTGAAGGGCTGCAGCAAGCTCGCCAGCTCACCACTCGTGCCGATATCGTCATCGAGAACTTCCGCCCTGGCGTCATGTCCAGGCTGGGCCTCGATTTAGGAGAGCTTCGGCGTGCACGTCCTGAGCTGATCACCTTGTCGATCCCAGGGTTTGCCAGTGATGACGAGCTGCGTGCGCAATGGCGGGCTACCGAAGCCGTTATCGCTTCGGCCTCCGGTGTGTTCACCGACATGGGTCAGAACCGTGTTTTGATGGGCATCAACCCCAGCTTCTCGCCGCTTCCTTTGGCGTCCGCGTATGGAACCATGCTGGCTGTGTCTTCTGTGGTGCTTGCACTGCAGGCACGTGAAAAGAATGGCGTTGGCGATCAGATCGAAGTCCCGTTGGCATCAGCGGTCATGGAAGGACTCTCGTACAACTCGATCAAGATCGACGGCTATCCGCTGCGCTATAAAACTCTGCGTGAAAAGGAGAGCGAGCGTCGCCGGGCCGAAAACCTGCCGATGAACCTGAGCTACCAGGATCTGCAGGAGTTCCTCGATCCGTTCTACCGCACCTATGAATGTGCTGATGGCCGTAAGTTCTACGCCGTGTGCCCCTCGCACCGTGAACATGCCAAGCGCTGCCTGCAGGCAATGGGCATCTACGAAGAAATGGTTGCTGCCGGCTTGCCGAAAGTTGATGACCCCTACCTGCCGATTGCCCGGTGGGAAGGAAATGCATCACTGGGCGTTTACCCGTTGCCTGCTGATTGGGCAGCGCGTATCTCGGCCAGGATGAAAGAAGTATTCCTGACCAAAACAGCCGCCGAATGGGAAGTCATCTTCGGTGAGGGACGTTTCCCTGGTGCGCCGCACAGGTCTACCCAAGAGTGGCTCCATGATGAGCACTCCAATACTGCTGGGTTGATCGTTGAGGTCAATGATCGCGAGTTTGGCCTTATGAAGCAGCCTGGCCCAATCGCATGGCTGGAGGGCTGTTCCGAGCCAATGCTGAAGCCGCTTTCGCGTCGTGATGTGAGCTTCGAGGAAGCGTTGGCAACGCTGTCTGAGAGCCCTGCGCGTGCATTGCCCCCTGCCAAACTCGATAAGCCTGCCGGTTGGCTGGAGGGTGTCAGGATACTCGATCTGACCAATGTTATCGCAGGGCCGCACTCGACATCATTCTTGGGCCGCTTTGGTGCTGACGTCATCAAGCTCGACCCGGTCATGCCCAATTATGATCCCTGGAATACCGTGGTCTTCGGCATGTCGTCGGCACGCGGCAAGGAAAGTGTTCTGGTTGATCTGAACAAGTCCGAAGGCCGAGACGTATTCAATCGTCTGGTGCGGGAAGTCGACGTGATCGTCATGAACGCACCTGATCGCCAGCTGGCACCGCTGGGCCTGGATGAGGCGAGCCTCCAGGCAGTGAATCCTGGTGTGATCTTCTGCCAGCTGGACTGCTTCGGCGGGCCACGTCGCGGCCCTCGTACTGACTATCTGGGGTATGACGATCTTATCCAGGCCACCACCGGGATCATGCTGCGCTTTGGTGGAGGGATGGATACACCAGAAGAACATGCTCACGTCGGCACCATTGATGTGATGTGCGGGTTTGCTGCCGCTCTGGGTGTTGCAACAGCCCTGTATCGCAAGCATCACGCCGGCGAAGCTCACCGGGCCCGCACCTCGCTCGCATCACTGGGGAATCTGGTACAGATCCCGTTCTGCTACGACTATTCAGGTCGAGCACCATTCAACGAGCCGTCCGGGCGTAACGTCGTTGGCTACAGCGATCTCTCTCGGTTCTACAAGACGGCGGATGGTTGGATCTACCTGGATGCCTGCGAGTCAGAGCTGCACAAGTTCTCGGCCATTTCTGAGCTCTCCGGGTTGGAGTCTGCAAGTGATCGCGCATCCTATCTGAACAGCGCTATTGGCCGCATGAGCAGCTCGGTTCTTCAAGAGCGTTTCCAGGCTGCCAACATTGCTGCAGCGGTGCCGGACAACATTGATCACCTGCGCAGCCAATACAGCCGATCCGCTGATGGCCTGCCAGGCACTGAGAATGGAAGCTACTCCTTCAGCATCTACAGCGACCATCCGAGTGGCCATCGGGTGACGCAGCTGGATCCCTACGCCATTCGCCCACGTGTAGCGCGAATTCGAGCGTTGCCACCCGCTGAGAAGTTTGGCGCTTCGACTCGCAAGGTACTGGGGCGCTACGGCTATACCGACGTGCAGATTCAATCGCTCCTGGACGCCGGCGCAATCGGCGAGTCCTGGAGTGAGGAATACCTGCCGAGCTAA